CCGACAAGCCCCCCTCGGTGGTTAGGctcgagattgagaagcacTTCGATGCACTGAATGACAAGCAGAAGCGTTACGCTCACTTTGTCAGCAAGTAAGTTTTATTACCGATTGTGTATAAGTTGTGAAGCTCGATCAAATTGGAATGAGGGGCAACAATGCTTATGAGAGAGGGGTCGTGTGGCTTATGTTGACATACAATTATAGAGCTGCTTTTGCTGGTACCAGAATTGTCCTTCGACAGATCTCCCCCGAGTCTGAGCCAATATTTgacttgatcttgactctcCACAAGTCTACCAACGGCGATTGGACTGCCCTAGCAAAGAAGGCTGGCGTccaagaggatgagcttaCCCGGTTCCTCGAGTACGCTGCTATGTTTCTTGGCAACAATGGCAACTATAAGAGCTTCGGTGACTCCAAGTTCATTCCCCGGTGCTCGGAGAAGACTGTGGCTGCTCTCGCTTCCACCTCACCCGAGGCCAACAAGTTTTACGAGGCGACAAAGGGAGGCATCTTCAGCTCTAGTAACCCCGCCATGATGCACCTTGGCTATCCCGACGACGGGCACATGACTACTTACTACCCTGAATCTTCGCACATTATAAAGGACGAAATCAAGGCTGTTTCTGACTGGATGGAATCCAAGGGTCTTTTGCCCGAGAACAACCGACTTCGCAAGACCTCAGAGGGCAACTACGAGATACTGATCGCGTCGGCTGTCAAGGAAATCCCCAGTGAAGGAGGTGATATTGGCAAGCAGACCGAGTTTGCCGTGGATGACGGACCTctcaagagcaagacaaTCAAGCTGGTCTACGGTGACTatgctgaggagatgaagaacatcACAGCTTTCATCAACGGTGCTGCCGAGAATGCCGAGAACGATacccagaagaagatgcacGAGGCTTACAGCAAGTCCTTTGAGTCCGGCTCACTGGAGGCCTTCAAGGATAGTCAAAGATACTggatcaaggacaagggtcCTATGGTTGAGTCTAACATTGGCTTCATCGAGACCTATCGAGACCCTGCTGGTATTCGCGGAGAGTGGGAAGGCTTTGCCTCTAGTAAGCTTCTTATCACCATACACCCCAGACGAGAAACTAAGTACTGACTTTTTATATAGTGGTCAACCGTGAGATTTATACAAGCCAGATACTTGACCAGTCACTGACCGTTGCCCAGTTGAGCGAACTCGCGCATTTGGAGAGCTCGTGAAGAACGCCCCCAAGCTCATTCCGCTGTTGCCCTGGGGCTCGGAGTTCGAGAAGGACAAATTCCTGTCTCCCGACTTCACATCCCTCGAGGTTCTCACCTTTGCTGGTTAGTGACCTAGTGATGCTGAATTCATCAAATCCACACATGCTAACATCGGGTCTAGGTTCTGGTATTCCTGCTGGTATCAACATGTAGGTTCCCGAAACAAATCGATGTCAAGCGGAAAGTGGATTGCTGACATGTTCGTAGCCCCAACTATGACGATATCCGCCAGACCGAGGGTTTTAAGAATGTGTCACTGGGGAATGTTCTCAGTGCCAAGGCCCCTGATGAGAAGATTCCTTTCATTCGAGACGAAGATCTTGAGGTCTACAAGAAGCAGCGAGACGCTTCCTTTGAAGTCCAAGTTGGCCTCCACGAGCTTACTGGTATGTAACACTACCTCGAGTCTCTTGATTCTGCTGCTCATATTCGTTAGGCCATGGTTGCGGTaaacttctccaagagaCATCCCCAGGCACCTACAACTTTGACAAGGAGAACCCTCCCGTCAGTCCTGTGGATAACAAGCCTATCACAACCTGGTACAAGCCCGGACAGACTTGGGGTTCTGTCTTTGGTAGCATTGCGGCCTCGTATGAGGAGTGCCgtgctgagcttgttgccATGCACCTGAGCTGCGAGTTCCCCGTTCTCAAGATTTTCGgatttggtgatggttcCGAGGATATcaatggagaagctggtgATGTGCTTTTCGCCTCCTACCTGTCCATGGCCCGAGCTGGACTTGCTTCCCTTGAGATGTGGGACCCTAAGAGCCAGAAATGGGGCCAGGCTCATAGCCAAGCTCgcttctccatcctcaagtGCTTCCTTGAGGCCGAGGACGATTTCTGCAAGCTTGATTACAAACAGGATGATCTTTCCGATTTGACCATCAAGTTGGACCGCTCCAAGATCCTTACAGCTGGCCGAGATGGTAAGATTTATCTCCGACGACTGGACATGAGCTAATAAATTCACCAGCTGTCGCCAAATATCTCCAGAAGCTGCACATTTACAAATCGACCGCTGATGTCAAGACTGGTACTGACTTTTACGTGCACATGACAACGGTTGACACTGAATTCTGGGGCAAGAAGGTCCGTGACAttgttctcaagaacaagcagcCTCGCAAGGTCTTCGTCCAGGCCAATACATCTTTGGATGAGGCATCTGGAAAGGTTTCGATCAAGCACTACGAAGCTTCATTGAATGGCATGATTGAGAGCTGGGTGGAGCGCGACTTgtaaaaaaacaaaaaaaacaacaaaaacaaaaaacaaaaaacaagcaacatcatggctgcgTTACTGGGATGGCAATTTGAGAATAAGTAAAGAGATTAGATAGAACTCATATTGATGTTATGAATCCTCATCTCAGTCATCCTTTGCCCACCCGGAGAGGATCGACACACCCGCAGACCGATGAACGCACAGAAAATTTGAAATCATGTTGATCATTCATAAATCAATGTCCTTTTTGACTATATCAGATCTGAGAACTCTTAGCTCACACCAGTTgtttttatcacttaggaGATGGGATGTCCGAGtgaagttcatcatcatcggcctctGACCGGAAGCCTCTAGAATTTTGTATGCTCGTTTGTTTTTTTGACTGTAAAACCTGATTACAGACGCCAAAATAGGACCGATGCCGTCGACTTCCAAATGCAATTGGCCAAACCAGCCCATTTCGGAGACCCTTGCCGTTCTACAACCCGTTGTGTCGCAACCCCGGTACTCCCATCACCCCGGCACAAGATTGCACATTTACCAGGCCATCTCGTGGGGCTTGTCACCCTTCCTCAAGCTGAAAGAGCTGGAGAGGTAAGAAGCCAGCAtgtcaaccttcttgatgttggcaatCAGAGCCTTGTCGATGGCCTTCTGGTCGGCGGCACGGCTGCTGTtgacctccttcttctgtAAAGAGCTGTCAGTGACGTGATACTTTGCGAGTTCTGTTCTGGGCTTGTTGTATCGTACCTGGGGCTTCTCTCCctgcttgaagaaagcctcctcaccagccttctccttggccttctcagcagtgaAGTACTTGGGCTGAGAgacctcctcgatcttcttctcgtcgagaCCGGAGATGTCGACCTTGTAGGAGGTAGCGATGACGTATCGGGAGTTAACTCGTCGCAGAGGAACAccgttgatcttgaagggGCCGGTGACGAGGAGGACACCCTGGTCGAGGGACTTCAGGAGAATGACGCGCTTGCCACGGAAGCGGCcagcgaggaggatgaggacaGTACCGGGCTGAAGGGACTTGCGAGGGGCCCAAGATCGGACAGCCTTGCGGACCTGTGGTTTCAGCTGTTAGCAGGCTGGCACTCGGTTATGCTGAAGATTGCTCAGGCAGTTGCTATATGGAAAGGAAGTGCAGTCGTCAATCGGTATTTTGTCGCAGGCTTTGCAGATCTGTGCGTTCGATATATATGGCATTGGAATTCGAAGTCTTTCGTCGTTCAAAGTATGTTCTTGTTGCGATGGCAGTCGGATTGCCAGGGACCAAACTCATTCTCTCAACTCCTCGGTTCCCATATCCAAACCGCGCACTCCAAAACACAACGCAACTGGTTGCAAGTGCATCgcaatcatcaccaaaagaCTTaccttcttgttctcggcatcgtcgtcAGCGGGGTACCACTTCTTAGCCTTCTCCGAAGAGGCAGGAACCTCTCGGGTCGACTTTCCGAATGTCTTGCTCGTGGGCTTCGCCGACATTGTGACTCTCCTGGCTGGTTGACTTGGGGTTGGGTGAAAAGAGGAAGTGAAgtcggtggtgttgaggtggtgTAGGCCCAAAATGTAAATTGTCTTTGTGGGCGAAGCCTAGAAAGTGTGGCGAACTGCCCAATCAAAGCCGGGCCAAATTCCCCACTGAAAGAGTCACGTGGCAGAGCTTCTTAGGGCAGGTTGTTGCCAAAATTTTCTAGCGTGCCACTCAATAACGAAATACCTGAAGCCTTTTAGTTAGAAGTTGTTCAAGACCAACAATGTACAAGCATCACATGATAAATTTACGTCTGAATGGTAGAAGactgaagaaaaggaacatgCCAGAAGATTTGCGTTTGCAGATAAACTTGTTCCTGGCCTCCTTACCTTGCTTCTTATTAACAAGCCGCGTCGTAGGTGACGGCATATGCGCTGGGCCATCACGTAAGTTTTCTGTCTTGCGAGATCAGTCACATGATTATCGGATACAAGCTGGCTCTactttatcttatcagtTCTAGCGTCTCTCAATGACGGATGATCGAACTTGCGAGAATATGCTCCATTCGCCTTGAAGCGTGTAGCCGAGTTTCTTGTCGTAGATAATAAAAGGTCTCCTGCATGCCCAAGAAATCCACGATCTTGCTCTCGTTTTCTTTTCCTTAGCCGTTCTTTACATGTCCTCTACCACAGTGCATAACATGCAAGCACGCAAGCAAATAATTGCATCAACGCAGCGCATTGCTGCTAGTGCCCGGACCCGACCCGTCCAACCACTTACACGGGTGCTAGCTACCCAACCTTTGAGACCAACTTCTCTACGATTGATTCCAAGTCTTGCTATCAGGTCATATGCCAATGGCCGTCCACACCCTCCTGGTGGCACTCACCGGATGAACATGggtggtgaagaggagaagcctgCTCTGGAACAATTTGGTATCGACTTGACTGCCCGagccaaggatggaaagctGGATCCAGTTATTGGAAGAGATGCAGAGATTCAGCGAACCATTCAAATCTTGTCAAGGCGAACCAAGAATAATCCTGTCCTGATCGGTAACGCGGGTACTGGAAAGACAGCAattcttgagggtcttgccCTCCGTATTGTCCGAGGTGACGTCCCTGAGagcatcaagaacaagagggtcatcagccttgatcttggctctCTCATTGCCGGTGCTAAGTTCAGAGGAGATTTCGAAGAGAGGTTAAAGAAGGTCTTGACAGAAGTGGAACAAGCTCATGGAGAAGTTATCCTTTTTATTGATGAATTGCACACACTCCTCGGACTTGGGAAGGCTGAAGGCTCGATTGATGCCTCAAATCTCCTGAAGCCTGCTTTGGCCCGTGGCGAACTTCAATGCTGTGGTGCAACAACTCTCAACGAATACCGTCAAATCGAGAAGGACGTTGCGCTGGCTCGACGATTCCAACCTATCATTGTTAGCGAGCCCTCTGTGGAAGATACTATCAGTATTCTCCGAGGTATCAAAGACAAATACGAAGTTCACCATGGTGTCCGCATTACAGATGGCGCTTtggttgctgctgccacATTATCCAACCGCTACATCACCGATCGATTTCTACCAGACAAGGCTATTGACCTCATGGATGAAGCAGCCAGTCATCTCAAACTGCAGCATGAG
This genomic interval from Fusarium verticillioides 7600 chromosome 1, whole genome shotgun sequence contains the following:
- a CDS encoding dipeptidyl-peptidase III; the protein is MPFPNSPSLILQRLPSPRTAALKLTTLTRRPIPRLTKSFNHQSLHKFSTSAIVMNPNELVHYLADKPPSVVRLEIEKHFDALNDKQKRYAHFVSKAAFAGTRIVLRQISPESEPIFDLILTLHKSTNGDWTALAKKAGVQEDELTRFLEYAAMFLGNNGNYKSFGDSKFIPRCSEKTVAALASTSPEANKFYEATKGGIFSSSNPAMMHLGYPDDGHMTTYYPESSHIIKDEIKAVSDWMESKGLLPENNRLRKTSEGNYEILIASAVKEIPSEGGDIGKQTEFAVDDGPLKSKTIKLVYGDYAEEMKNITAFINGAAENAENDTQKKMHEAYSKSFESGSLEAFKDSQRYWIKDKGPMVESNIGFIETYRDPAGIRGEWEGFASMVNLERTRAFGELVKNAPKLIPLLPWGSEFEKDKFLSPDFTSLEVLTFAGSGIPAGINIPNYDDIRQTEGFKNVSLGNVLSAKAPDEKIPFIRDEDLEVYKKQRDASFEVQVGLHELTGHGCGKLLQETSPGTYNFDKENPPVSPVDNKPITTWYKPGQTWGSVFGSIAASYEECRAELVAMHLSCEFPVLKIFGFGDGSEDINGEAGDVLFASYLSMARAGLASLEMWDPKSQKWGQAHSQARFSILKCFLEAEDDFCKLDYKQDDLSDLTIKLDRSKILTAGRDAVAKYLQKLHIYKSTADVKTGTDFYVHMTTVDTEFWGKKVRDIVLKNKQPRKVFVQANTSLDEASGKVSIKHYEASLNGMIESWVERDL
- a CDS encoding dipeptidyl-peptidase III, coding for MRGNNAYERGVVWLMLTYNYRAAFAGTRIVLRQISPESEPIFDLILTLHKSTNGDWTALAKKAGVQEDELTRFLEYAAMFLGNNGNYKSFGDSKFIPRCSEKTVAALASTSPEANKFYEATKGGIFSSSNPAMMHLGYPDDGHMTTYYPESSHIIKDEIKAVSDWMESKGLLPENNRLRKTSEGNYEILIASAVKEIPSEGGDIGKQTEFAVDDGPLKSKTIKLVYGDYAEEMKNITAFINGAAENAENDTQKKMHEAYSKSFESGSLEAFKDSQRYWIKDKGPMVESNIGFIETYRDPAGIRGEWEGFASMVNLERTRAFGELVKNAPKLIPLLPWGSEFEKDKFLSPDFTSLEVLTFAGSGIPAGINIPNYDDIRQTEGFKNVSLGNVLSAKAPDEKIPFIRDEDLEVYKKQRDASFEVQVGLHELTGHGCGKLLQETSPGTYNFDKENPPVSPVDNKPITTWYKPGQTWGSVFGSIAASYEECRAELVAMHLSCEFPVLKIFGFGDGSEDINGEAGDVLFASYLSMARAGLASLEMWDPKSQKWGQAHSQARFSILKCFLEAEDDFCKLDYKQDDLSDLTIKLDRSKILTAGRDAVAKYLQKLHIYKSTADVKTGTDFYVHMTTVDTEFWGKKVRDIVLKNKQPRKVFVQANTSLDEASGKVSIKHYEASLNGMIESWVERDL
- a CDS encoding 50S ribosomal protein L6e → MSAKPTSKTFGKSTREVPASSEKAKKWYPADDDAENKKVRKAVRSWAPRKSLQPGTVLILLAGRFRGKRVILLKSLDQGVLLVTGPFKINGVPLRRVNSRYVIATSYKVDISGLDEKKIEEVSQPKYFTAEKAKEKAGEEAFFKQGEKPQKKEVNSSRAADQKAIDKALIANIKKVDMLASYLSSSFSLRKGDKPHEMAW